AGTGCTGATATTGAAACTCTAAGCTCAGATTGAAGTTGTTCATCACTCACAACCCATGTACTCTGTGTCTTGTGTATCTCTTCAAACAATGCATTGAAGGTCTTGAACCTCTCCTTCAGTGCTGGCTTCGGCACCTTCCCATTATCATTCAAACCTTTAGGACTTAAACAACTCAATATCTTGCCCCATGTTTCTATTTGATAGTTTTTGTGGTAAGTTCTCAGCTCTGTTGATCTTTTACGACACCACGTTTCTCCCATCACTTCATATATTTCAGATGaaccttttattttttgaacaaTGTATCTTCCATTGTTCATCATGAAGATGCAACTTAGTGCTACTTCTTTGTATAACTTTGCTTTTCCTTCAAGATTCGTGTCAAGCAACTCCATCACACGTGTCAACTGTGCTGCAAATGGTGATGTGTTTTCCTTATCATTCGATGATCTTTGATTTTCGTTTTGATTCTCTCCAGGGTAGCGAGGCCTACTGGTTGAATCTGCTCGTTCAATTTTCGAATGATCTTTGAAAACTTCTTCCAATATGTCTTTATACTCACATGCGAGTCTCAGGTAGTTCATTATGTAACGAGTTAGAGGGTGAACGGCACCACCGGACACCGGTGTTTTACCGTTGTCCGATTTGATCGAGTTTTCGAGTTCGCAAAATATCAAAACTGCAACCTCGCCGAGCCTATTCTTCGCCGACGTCATTTCGGCTTTGACTTCATCGACAATCTCCTCCGGGAAGAGATTCTCGAGATTAGGAACAGTGTCTCTCAAAGTCTCGTACATATCGAGAAGCTTGAAGAGCTTCTCGGCGGCGCGTTTAGTCATCGCGACGCTCTCGGCAAAGTTGAGAAGCTGAAAAGTAACGACGCGCGTGAGATTGGTGTAGAGCGTGTCGGCCACCGATGGATGCTCGGCGAAAATTAACCCAACGAGTTTCCGTTCGCCAGGGAACCACACGTTGGCACATTCTTTGAACGTGTTGATCCATGTTGGAATCTCTCTCTCCAAAGACTCCCATTGCATTTTTTGAACCTCGTCCATGCTTATCCTTTCGTACCCAAGCTTGTGCAAACCGTCTCCGAAAGCGTACTTTCTTGAAACGGCGTACACGTGGCAGCACTCTGATTCGTAACCACCTAACAACATCTCCCGCgctattttgtttaaatttgtaACGGCCTCTTCCGTAAAACCCGGGAAATCCATAACCGTCTCTATTGGTTCAGCATCTGATGGCTCTGCTGCTGCCACGTGTTTCCCTTTCGGGTCATGGTTGTTTTCTGATTTGTTTTGGTTTCTAGATTCTTCCATTAACAAACGAAACTCCTCTTCCAAGTACGACATAGCCCGTTGTTGAATCACGCCGATTCGGTTCAACAACATTGAATTTGAattcttgttttctttcttctcttctttttcgTCTTCATTTTCATTATCTTCATTTCCTCTTTCAATTATTATAGTCAAAAATTTCATCAGCTTTGTTACACGATTCACACCTTCCAAAAACGATGAATCTTTCTCCATGGATTCACCCCACTTTGTTTCACTGCCATCATACTCTGCGATTTTCTGTTCTACCAAATCCAAAAACTTGTTAACGAATTCAGGAATTTTCTCTTCATTATTATGATTGTTCTCTTCAAGGAATTGATCAATATCTTCTGAAACCTTCTCCAAGTTAGGAGGAGGAATCTCTATTTCAGTTTCAGGTTCCGCTTCCTGCGGAACCTCAACTGCTACTTCTGCATCCTCCTCCTTCTTCTCCTCCTCCTTCGCTTCTGGCTCTCCCTGAACAAGATCATCATCAACCTTTTCAGTTTCGCCATCCGGTTTAGCATCAACTTTGTCTTCATTTTCTAGCAACGGCGAATGAGGGGTGTTGTCGGCATTGTTGTGATCCTCGTCTTTGCGAGGGAAACTGTTTGAATTTTCATCAAGGTTCTTCTCCATTGTGGATGTTGTGACTACTAAGATTATGGTTTCCCAACTCAGAGAAAACAAAAAGGCACAAAATGCGTTTCAGAATGATAAATGCCGAGACAACATTGGAGAATTATTcgctttgtttttcttttactattttttattatttgttttcttcctgtcttctattttttttctatggTTATTATTATCTATTAATTTTCCTCTAATCTTTTTTAGTAATAGTTTTAGAGGTTGGTATTCAACttgtctttaaatttttttttttttgaaaagatagagaaaaagagagaaacGAACGGACAAAAAGTAAGTAAGCTACccataaaaataagttaattacAAAATTAGCATGGAGAAAAATCTATTAAGAGACTAGTTGACCGTTGACCTTGCTTCCTATTTAGACACACTAAGATTCTATTTTGCCTACAATATTTCCttaaaactagtaaaatatCAATTGTGTAACTTCATCTTTTTATAAAACTAGTAAAGTAACCcgtgaaaaaatatttaaatttttgctCAACATAAGACATGTTTGCTCATAAGAGAAATATACTTGTAACTAGGCAATATAACTATGTCTTGTAAAAATAACAATGTAATATAGCTAAATTATTTGGTAGTTTGGaattaattaagttttataACCTTCAATCTATATTCAATGaagtgattttttaaataaaaaagctTGGTACTTTGACAAATGAAAGAGTTTTGACATAGTTGTTTTTTTAATTCAGAAGTCAATGATCTCTTTATATGAATTGACAAATTTGTAAACGTGTGTTTTaagaaacacaattttataaaGAGTTTTGTACCAGACACCCCCCTAATTTGACCTGCCACCCCCCCagtattttttaaagactaaaatacccCTTTGTAAAacagtataatattattttaaaaattaccattcagatttcacaccccaccaccttcgaaaatttacaaaaaaaaatgttggattcgaaagtttaaaattttcgaaataaattttagtaagttactcgaaaattttgctattttaaaaccttcgaaatgcagtttatttaaaaaaagacaaattttcgaaactttggataaatgccaaattttcgaaatagacAGTATTCGAAACTTTGCTTgcatttgaaactttcgaaatagagtTATGCTTCGAACATTTGGCTTTTGATGAAACCTTCGAAATGTAGTTTCGAAACATACAAATCTTCGAAATGCATTTTGTACTTCGAAAGTTTGCATTTtcaccaaagtttcgaaatgcattttgttcttcgaaagttttcattttcacaaaagtttcgaaatgtatgTAAGTTTCGAACTTTTCATTAAGTTAAAGNNNNNNNNNNNNNNNNNNNNNNNNNNNNNNNNNNNNNNNNNNNNNNNNNNNNNNNNNNNNNNNNNNNNNNNNNNNNNNNNNNNNNNNNNNNNNNNNNNNNNNNNNNNNNNNNNNNNNNNNNNNNNNNNNNNNNNNNNNNNNNNNNNNNNNNNNNNNNNNNNNNNNNNNNNNNNNNNNNNNNNNNNNNNNNNNNNNNNNNNNNNNNNNNNNNNNNNNNNNNNNNNNNNNNNNNNNNNNNNNNNNNNNNNNNNNNNNNNNNNNNNNNNNNNNNNNNNNNNNNNNNNNNNNNNNNNNNNNNNNNNNNNNNNNNNNNNNNNNNNNNNNNNNNNNNNNNNNNNNNNNNNNNNNNNNNNNNNNNNNNNNNNNNNNNNNNNNNNNNNNNNNNNNNNNNNNNNNNNNNNNNNNNNNNNNNNNNNNNNNNNNNNNNNNNNNNNNNNNNNNNNNNNNNNNNNNNNNNNNNNNNNNNNNNNNNNNNNNNNNNNNNNNNNNNNNNNNNNNNNNNNNNNNNNNNNNNNNNNNNNNNNNNNNNNNNNNNNNNNNNNNNNNNNNNNNNNNNNNNNNNNNNNNNNNNNNNNNNNNNNNNNNNNNNNNNNNNNNNNNNNNNNNNNNNNNNNNNNNNNNNNNNNNNNNNNNNNNNNNNNNNNNNNNNNNNNNNNNNNNNNNNNNNNNNNNNNNNNNNNNNNNNNNNNNNNNNNNNNNNNNNNNNNNNNNNNNNNNNNNNNNNNNNNNNNNNNNNNNNNNNNNNNNNNNNNNNNNNNNNNNNNNNNNNNNNNNNNNNNNNNNNNNNNNNNNNNNNNNNNNNNNNNNNNNNNNNNNNNNNNNNNNNNNNNNNNNNNNNNNNNNNNNNNNNNNNNNNNNNNNNNNNNNNNNNNNNNNNNNNNNNNNNNNNNNNNNNNNNNNNNNNNNNNNNNNNNNNNNNNNNNNNNNNNNNNNNNNNNNNNNNNNNNNNNNNNNNNNNNNNNNNNNNNNNNNNNNNNNNNNNNNNNNNNNNNNNNNNNNNNNNNNNNNNNNNNNNNNNNNNNNNNNNNNNNNNNNNNNNNNNNNNNNNNNNNNNNNNNNNNNNNNNNNNNNNNNNNNNNNNNNNNNNNNNNNNNNNNNNNNNNNNNNNNNNNNNNNNNNNNNNNNNNNNNNNNNNNNNNNNNNNNNNNNNNNNNNNNNNNNNNNNNNNNNNNNNNNNNNNNNNNNNNNNNNNNNNNNNNNNNNNNNNNNNNNNNNNNNNNNNNNNNNNNNNNNNNNNNNNNNNNNNNNNNNNNNNNNNNNNNNNNNNNNNNNNNNNNNNNNNNNNNNNNNNNNNNNNNNNNNNNNNNNNNNNNNNNNNNNNNNNNNNNNNNNNNNNNNNNNNNNNNNNNNNNNNNNNNNNNNNNNNNNNNNNNNNNNNNNNNNNNNNNNNNNNNNNNNNNNNNNNNNNNNNNNNNNNNNNNNNNNNNNNNNNNNNNNNNNNNNNNNNNNNNNNNNNNNNNNNNNNNNNNNNNNNNNNNNNNNNNNNNNNNNNNNNNNNNNNNNNNNNNNNNNNNNNNNNNNNNNNNNNNNNNNNNNNNNNNNNNNNNNNNNNNNNNNNNNNNNNNNNNNNNNNNNNNNNNNNNNNNNNNNNNNNNNNNNNNNNNNNNNNNNNNNNNNNNNNNNNNNNNNNNNNNNNNNNNNNNNNNNNNNNNNNNNNNNNNNNNNNNNNNNNNNNNNNNNNNNNNNNNNNNNNNNNNNNNNNNNNNNNNNNNNNNNNNNNNNNNNNNNNNNNNNNNNNNNNNNNNNNNNNNNNNNNNNNNNNNNNNNNNNNNNNNNNNNNNNNNNNNNNNNNNNNNNNNNNNNNNNNNNNNNNNNNNNNNNNNNNNNNNNNNNNNNNNNNNNNNNNNNNNNNNNNNNNNNNNNNNNNNNNNNNNNNNNNNNNNNNNNNNNNNNNNNNNNNNNNNNNNNNNNNNNNNNNNNNNNNNNNNNNNNNNNNNNNNNNNNNNNNNNNNNNNNNNNNNNNNNNNNNNNNNNNNNNNNNNNNNNNNNNNNNNNNNNNNNNNNNNNNNNNNNNNNNNNNNNNNNNNNNNNNNNNNNNNNNNNNNNNNNNNNNNNNNNNNNNNNNNNNNNNNNNNNNNNNNNNNNNNNNNNNNNNNNNNNNNNNNNNNNNNNNNNNNNNNNNNNNNNNNNNNNNNNNNNNNNNNNNNNNNNNNNNNNNNNNNNNNNNNNNNNNNNNNNNNNNNNNNNNNNNNNNNNNNNNNNNNNNNNNNNNNNNNNNNNNNNNNNNNNNNNNNNNNNNNNNNNNNNNNNNNNNNNNNNNNNNNNNNNNNNNNNNNNNNNNNNNNNNNNNNNNNNNNNNNNNNNNNNNNNNNNNNNNNNNNNNNNNNNNNNNNNNNNNNNNNNNNNNNNNNNNNNNNNNNNNNNNNNNNNNNNNNNNNNNNNNNNNNNNNNNNNNNNNNNNNNNNNNNNNNNNNNNNNNNNNNNNNNNNNNNNNNNNNNNNNNNNNNNNNNNNNNNNNNNNNNNNNNNNNNNNNNNNNNNNNNNNNNNNNNNNNNNNNNNNNNNNNNNNNNNNNNNNNNNNNNNNNNNNNNNNNNNNNNNNNNNNNNNNNNNNNNNNNNNNNNNNNNNNNNNNNNNNNNNNNNNNNNNNNNNNNNNNNNNNNNNNNNNNNNNNNNNNNNNNNNNNNNNNNNNNNNNNNNNNNNNNNNNNNNNNNNNNNNNNNNNNNNNNNNNNNNNNNNNNNNNNNNNNNNNNNNNNNNNNNNNNNNNNNNNNNNNNNNNNNNNNNNNNNNNNNNNNNNNNNNNNNNNNNNNNNNNNNNNNNNNNNNNNNNNNNNNNNNNNNNNNNNNNNNNNNNNNNNNNNNNNNNNNNNNNNNNNNNNNNNNNNNNNNNNNNNNNNNNNNNNNNNNNNNNNNNNNNNNNNNNNNNNNNNNNNNNNNNNNNNNNNNNNNNNNNNNNNNNNNNNNNNNNNNNNNNNNNNNNNNNNNNNNNNNNNNNNNNNNNNNNNNNNNNNNNNNNNNNNNNNNNNNNNNNNNNNNNNNNNNNNNNNNNNNNNNNNNNNNNNNNNNNNNNNNNNNNNNNNNNNNNNNNNNNNNNNNNNNNNNNNNNNNNNNNNNNNNNNNNNNNNNNNNNNNNNNNNNNNNNNNNNNNNNNNNNNNNNNNNNNNNNNNNNNNNNNNNNNNNNNNNNNNNNNNNNNNNNNNNNNNNNNNNNNNNNNNNNNNNNNNNNNNNNNNNNNNNNNNNNNNNNNNNNNNNNNNNNNNNNNNNNNNNNNNNNNNNNNNNNNNNNNNNNNNNNNNNNNNNNNNNNNNNNNNNNNNNNNNNNNNNNNNNNNNNNNNNNNNNNNNNNNNNNNNNNNNNNNNNNNNNNNNNNNNNNNNNNNNNNNNNNNNNNNNNNNNNNNNNNNNNNNNNNNNNNNNNNNNNNNNNNNNNNNNNNNNNNNNNNNNNNNNNNNNNNNNNNNNNNNNNNNNNNNNNNNNNNNNNNNN
This region of Cicer arietinum cultivar CDC Frontier isolate Library 1 chromosome 8, Cicar.CDCFrontier_v2.0, whole genome shotgun sequence genomic DNA includes:
- the LOC101498057 gene encoding exocyst complex component EXO70C2-like, coding for MEKNLDENSNSFPRKDEDHNNADNTPHSPLLENEDKVDAKPDGETEKVDDDLVQGEPEAKEEEKKEEDAEVAVEVPQEAEPETEIEIPPPNLEKVSEDIDQFLEENNHNNEEKIPEFVNKFLDLVEQKIAEYDGSETKWGESMEKDSSFLEGVNRVTKLMKFLTIIIERGNEDNENEDEKEEKKENKNSNSMLLNRIGVIQQRAMSYLEEEFRLLMEESRNQNKSENNHDPKGKHVAAAEPSDAEPIETVMDFPGFTEEAVTNLNKIAREMLLGGYESECCHVYAVSRKYAFGDGLHKLGYERISMDEVQKMQWESLEREIPTWINTFKECANVWFPGERKLVGLIFAEHPSVADTLYTNLTRVVTFQLLNFAESVAMTKRAAEKLFKLLDMYETLRDTVPNLENLFPEEIVDEVKAEMTSAKNRLGEVAVLIFCELENSIKSDNGKTPVSGGAVHPLTRYIMNYLRLACEYKDILEEVFKDHSKIERADSTSRPRYPGENQNENQRSSNDKENTSPFAAQLTRVMELLDTNLEGKAKLYKEVALSCIFMMNNGRYIVQKIKGSSEIYEVMGETWCRKRSTELRTYHKNYQIETWGKILSCLSPKGLNDNGKVPKPALKERFKTFNALFEEIHKTQSTWVVSDEQLQSELRVSISALVSRQTEKYIKFQAEDIENYIDELFDGNPHHQAMARKKA